From the genome of Pseudonocardia sp. EC080619-01:
ACGCGATGACGCAGCTGATGGTCGCGGCACGCCGCCCGCCGGCACTGCGGGCGTTCTTCGCCAACGAGGTGACGACCGACCTGTTCCGGCACGTCCTCCGGTTCGGCGGGGTGCCGGGGAGCTTCTTCCTCGGGGTCTGGGTCGGCGCGAACTTCACCGACGCGGCGCTGGCCCGGCGGATGTCGCCGAACGCGCGGGCGGTCGCCAGCCACCTGACCAACGGCCCGCTGCACACGCTCCTGGAGAAGGCGGTGCACGGGAACGTCTCGCGGATGTTCGCGTCGTTCCTCCGCAACACCCCGGCCGCCGACGCCGCGCGGCAGTACTCGCGCTGGACGTACGACGACACGACCCGCGACGAGGCGGGCGTCTGGGAGACGACGCGGGAGATGCTCGGCGCGATCGAGGTCCCGTTCGTGACCGTGCAGAACCTCGGCTACCTCAACCTGCACCAGTTCGGCGCCTACGACCTGTTCGAGCACGCCGGTACGGTGGACGGGCGGAAGTGGCTGATCCTCGCGCCGCCGGCGTACGACCTGCCCGTGTACTCGTGGCAGGGCGAGGCGCTCGCGTTCTTCGACCACGTCCTGCGCGGCAGCGACAACGGCTACGACGGGCAGCCGCCCGTCCGCTACTGGGTCGACGGCGACGACGGCTTCGCGACGTCGGCGACGTTCCCGCCGCCGGGCGAGCCGCGCCGGCTGTACCTCGGTGACGGCACGCTCGGGCCGGAACCGGCGGGGCCGGGCGTCGTCAGGTGGGCGGCGGTGCCGTTCGGGGTGCCGGTCCTGCCGGGCACGGGGGACCCGCAGGTCGTGACGTTCGACCACCCGGTCACCGAGGACGTCACCCTCGCCGGGCCGGTGACGGCGCGCCTCACGTTCTCCTGCAACGAGATCGACAGCTACGTGCTGGCCCGGCTGTCCCGGGTGGACGCCGGCGGCACCGTCCACCCGGTGTCCCTCGGTGCGCTGCGGCCGGTCGCCCGCACCGAGGACGCGACGCGCGGCAGCGCCGTGGAGATCGCGATCGACTCCGGGGTCCGGGAGCCGCTCACGCCGGGCGAACCCGTCGTCCTGCGGTTCAGCCTGACGCCCGGGCCGGTGCGGCTGCGTGCGGGCGAGACGTTCCGGCTCGACGTCGGCAGCCGCACCGATCTGCTGCGCAGGGACCCGGGCGAGGGCTACGTGCAGTTCGACATGCCGGTGCCGCCGTACCTGAGCCGGAACACGCTGCACGTGGGGGACGGGAGCTGGGTCGACGTCACCGTCGTCGCTGGTCACCGGGGTGCCACCCCGGGGTGACGCGCGGGGCCCGGCTCAGCCGACGCCCGTCGGGAACTCCTGGGTGCCCAGCACCCGGAGCAGTTCGAGGCGCTCCCGCGTCGCGTCGTCGGCGGGGGTGAGGACCAGCAGCTGCTGCCCCAGGTCGGGGGTCACGAGCGTCTCGCAGTCCATCAGCAGCACGCCCACGCGGGGATGCCGGAGCGTCTTGCGGTCGGCACGGCGGACCGCGACCTCGTGCTCGTCCCACAGCGTCCGGAACTCGGGGCTCGCGGCCGCCAGACGGTCGACGAGGCCCTCGACCTCCGGGTCACCGGCCCGGCGGCCGGTCACGGCGCGCAGGTCCGCGACGAGCAGGCGGGCGTGCCGCTCCTGCTCCTCCGGAGGGTGGCTCGCCCGCGTCGCGGGCTCGGTGAACCAGCGGTAGGCGAGGTGGCGACGGTCGCCGGTGAAGCCGGTCTGGTCCCCCGCCATCAGCACCGACAACCGGTTCTGGGCGAGGACCTCGCCCAGGTCCGAGATCACCATCGCCGCCGCGTCGTGGAGCAGTCCGAGCATCCGGACCAGCCCGGCACGGGCCAGGCGGGCCACCCCGTCGGCGGGTGACGGCTGATGTCCCGCCAGGTGGAAGAGGTGGTCACGTTCGTCGTCGGTCAGCGCGAGTGCCCGGGCGAGCGCGCCGAGCAGCTGGACCGACGGCCGGCTGCTGCGCCCCTGCTCGAGGCGGACGACGTAGTCGGTCGACATCCCGGCGAGCATCGCGACCTCCTCCCGGCGCAGGCCGGCGGTGCGGCGCCGGGGTCCTGCCGCGACACCGACCTCGGCGGGCCGGACCGACTCGCGGCGGCGGCGCAGGAAGTCGGCGAGCTGCTCGCGTTGCATGCGTCCATGGTGCTCGCGCGGCGGACCGCGAGCCAGGGAGTGGCTCTCCCACGATCGACGCTCCGTTCCGCCTGCGCCGGTCCCGGCGCAGGGTGGGGTCATGCAGACACGCACACTCGGCAGCACGGGCCCCACCGTCTCGGCCCTGGGCCTCGGGGCGATGAGCATGTCCGGCTCCTACGGCCACGCCGACCGGGACGAGAGCATCGCGACCGTGCACGCCGCCCTCGACGCCGGCGTCACCCTGATCGACACCGGTGACTTCTACGCCATGGGGCACAACGAGCTGCTGCTGGCCGAGGCCCTCCGCGGACGGACCGCGACGGCTACCAGCTGTCCGTGAAGTTCGGCGGGCTCGCCGGCCCGGGCCTCCCGCCGCTGCAGCAGGACTGCCGGCCCGCGGCGGTCAAGAACTTCCTCGCCTACTCGCTGACCCGGCTCGGTGTGGACCACGTCGACGTCTACCGCCCGGCCCGCCTGGACCCCGAGGTGCCGGTCGAGGACACCGTCGGTGCGATCAAGGAGATGATCGACGCCGGGTACGTGCGTCACCTCGGCCTCTCCGAGGTCGACGCCGCCACCGTCCGCCGTGCCCACGCCGTGCACCCGGTCGCCGACCTGCAGATCGAGTACTCGCTGGTCTCCCGCGCCGTGGAGGCGGAGGTCCTTCCGACGCTGCGGGAGCTGGGCGTCGGACTCACCGCCTACGGTGTCCTGGCCCGCGGTCTCCTGTCGGGCCACTACGTCCCCGGCAGGCCCGGCGACCACCGCGCGCACAGCCCGCGGTTCGCCGGCGGGAACCTGGACCACAACCTCGCCCTGGCCGAGCGGCTGCGTGCGGTGGCCACGTCGGCGGGCTGCACGGTCGCCCAGCTGGTGATCGCGTGGGTCGCCGCACAGGGTGACGACATCGTGCCGTTGGTCGGCGCCCGCACGCGGGAGCGGCTGGCCGAGGCGTTGCCCGCCCTCGACGTCGTGCTCGGGCCCGACGCGCTCGCGGCGATCGAGGAGGCGGTCCCTGCGGGCTCGGCCGCGGGTGACCGGTACCCCTCGGCGTTCATGGGCGCGCTCGGCGTGGGGAACTGAGGCCCGCGGAGGAGCCGGTGCCGCGGCCTGCCGGAGCGGCCGGGACCGTCCCTCGCTAAGCTCCGGCCATGCGTGACGTGCCGCCGACCTCGCCGTCCATCGACCAGAGCGTGCCGAGCATCGCGCGGTGTTACGACTTCGCCCTCGGGGGCAAGGACAACTACGACGTCGACCGGTCCGCCGTGGCCGCGGTCGAGAAGCTCGTCCCGCAGGGCGGGGCGCTGGCCAGGGTGAACCGTGCCTGGCACATCCGGGCGACCCGGTTCCTGGCGACGCAGACCGGCGTCACGCAGTACCTCGACCTGGGCGCCGGCCTGCCCACCGTGGAGAACACCCACGAGGTCGTGCAGGCGATCGACGAGAGCGCGCGCGTGGTCTACGTCGACAACGACCCGTCGGCCGTCGCGTACGGGCGGGCACTGCTCGACGACGCCTCCACGGTCCGCTACGTCGAGGGCGACCTCACGCGGCCGGCGGACGTCCTCGGCGACCCGACGGTCAGCACCCACCTGGACCTGTCCGAGCCGGTCGCGCTCTACCAGAGCGCCACGCTGCACCACCAGACCGACGACGTCGACCTGCCCGGGATCATGGGCGCCTACGTCGACGCGCTCGCGCCGGGCTCGTTCGTCGTGCTGAGCCACTTCTGGGACCCGGGCGGCGAGGACGGGGCGCAGGTGCGCCGGATCCGGGACATCATGCTGGCCCAGGGGCTCGACGGGGAGCACTTCCGCAGCCTCGACGAGATCCGGGCCATGCTGCCGGGGCTCGACATCCTCCCCGGGAACCCGGGGGACACCGACGGGCTGATCCCGCTGCTGGACTGGTGGCCGGACGGGCCGGCCACCGACGGCGCCGTCGACCCGGTGCTGCGATGCATCGTCGGGGCGGTCGGGCGCAAGCCCTGACCCAGGCCGCCGCCGCGCCTCAGCCGAACGGCTGGACCTTCTCCACCCGCGGACGGACGCGGCGCCATGTCGATGTCCGACCGTCCGTCGATGTGCCGGACCGGTCCGTACGTGCAGGGTCATGGTCGTGAACGAACAGGCGGACGGGTCGCGGCGCACCGCCGG
Proteins encoded in this window:
- a CDS encoding CocE/NonD family hydrolase; protein product: MGIPLKPSTSGRQYAGWEPRTVAMEGLGNRILPDQAIPVPGDDGAGVTLHADVYLPTAPGRYPAVLSFGGYNTDLDTAGVPSGANEIGSPPVFTDRGYAPVVVERRGVGRSTGERTDLFSAADVDDHERAIAWAAEQPWCTGEVVLFGTSYYAMTQLMVAARRPPALRAFFANEVTTDLFRHVLRFGGVPGSFFLGVWVGANFTDAALARRMSPNARAVASHLTNGPLHTLLEKAVHGNVSRMFASFLRNTPAADAARQYSRWTYDDTTRDEAGVWETTREMLGAIEVPFVTVQNLGYLNLHQFGAYDLFEHAGTVDGRKWLILAPPAYDLPVYSWQGEALAFFDHVLRGSDNGYDGQPPVRYWVDGDDGFATSATFPPPGEPRRLYLGDGTLGPEPAGPGVVRWAAVPFGVPVLPGTGDPQVVTFDHPVTEDVTLAGPVTARLTFSCNEIDSYVLARLSRVDAGGTVHPVSLGALRPVARTEDATRGSAVEIAIDSGVREPLTPGEPVVLRFSLTPGPVRLRAGETFRLDVGSRTDLLRRDPGEGYVQFDMPVPPYLSRNTLHVGDGSWVDVTVVAGHRGATPG
- a CDS encoding helix-turn-helix transcriptional regulator — protein: MQREQLADFLRRRRESVRPAEVGVAAGPRRRTAGLRREEVAMLAGMSTDYVVRLEQGRSSRPSVQLLGALARALALTDDERDHLFHLAGHQPSPADGVARLARAGLVRMLGLLHDAAAMVISDLGEVLAQNRLSVLMAGDQTGFTGDRRHLAYRWFTEPATRASHPPEEQERHARLLVADLRAVTGRRAGDPEVEGLVDRLAAASPEFRTLWDEHEVAVRRADRKTLRHPRVGVLLMDCETLVTPDLGQQLLVLTPADDATRERLELLRVLGTQEFPTGVG
- a CDS encoding SAM-dependent methyltransferase is translated as MRDVPPTSPSIDQSVPSIARCYDFALGGKDNYDVDRSAVAAVEKLVPQGGALARVNRAWHIRATRFLATQTGVTQYLDLGAGLPTVENTHEVVQAIDESARVVYVDNDPSAVAYGRALLDDASTVRYVEGDLTRPADVLGDPTVSTHLDLSEPVALYQSATLHHQTDDVDLPGIMGAYVDALAPGSFVVLSHFWDPGGEDGAQVRRIRDIMLAQGLDGEHFRSLDEIRAMLPGLDILPGNPGDTDGLIPLLDWWPDGPATDGAVDPVLRCIVGAVGRKP